A stretch of DNA from Lycium ferocissimum isolate CSIRO_LF1 chromosome 4, AGI_CSIRO_Lferr_CH_V1, whole genome shotgun sequence:
GGGACCCTTTGGGTGAGACTTCTTCCCTGTACAGGTTTCTCATTAATTAACTCATGGTCAAAATATACAAgagaataaagaagaaaactTTAAAAAGGGGTTTGAAGATTTCAAATATACTTAAAAAGATGATTGATGTaataaagaacaagattaatataTTTAAGAGAGAATTAAAACTTCAATATTTATTAGATCTTTGTAATAATGGCCAATAGAATCATTTTGTTATGCAAATGATTTGTTTGTATTTAAGAAAGGTTGATcatatataagtgatattttgaAACTTTAATTTTGAAGAATCACTGTAAATTAAATCACCTTAAAAGCTCCAATTAAAGATACCATGCACGGCTAATTGGTTTGATGAAACAAAAAGGTTTAATGCTCCAATTAAAGATACCATGCACGGCTAATTGGTTTGATGAAACAAAAAGGTTTAATGAAAACAGAATAGTGAGATTCAGAGCcagtttggatgggcttaaaataagCAGCTTATAGCtggaaacagcttataagccaaaaaaatataagttgggataggctaacttattttttttggcttataacctgttttcagcttataagctgctttaaaTAAGCTCAACCAAacgggtccaattattttttgggcttattttatgcacaaaatgactttaagctggccagccaaatactcaaaaaagctgaaaacaatttataagcaacttataagccaatccaaacggacTCTCAATATCATCACCAAAATTCATTtaaatgttttaagttttcGTTGTTCGAACTTTGAAATTAAGAAGTCTTTAATTAGTTTACGTCTGAAACAAAAGTACCATTTATCTCTAAGTATTGAGAAATGACGTAAACCTAGTCGTATATATGGTAGCATAAGGTGCATGCTAGCTATTGCTAAGTTAGCACACAACTTGGATAAATGATATAATATCATTACTAGAAAAACAGGAATTAGCGACGGACAAATTCTATAGCTAAATAGCAAAATTCATAGCTAATCGTATTTAGCGATAAATGAGCGACAAATTATCAAAAGATTATATTACCTACGAGCAATTTAATAATGAATTTGTGACGATTTTATAACAGAATGCATCAATATGAACAAAATTTGTGACAGACATGATGATCCATCACAATTCAGTTACAAATTTGTGATAGAAATGATggtttgtcaaaattttataaatttatgaCGGCCAAAAAATTGTGAAAAATCCATCACAAAGTTGAATTTGTGACGGATTCTTCCGTCacaattcttgttttttttttttttttgcagtatCATTTTTAAGATATGTTATAAAAAATCTGACTGTGATAATAGTTGTACAAAATTGTTCAATGTTTCCTTAGTAAAGAGACTGATTTAGTCTGGGTTTCCTGGTTTTCTCTAGCTAGAATAGCTTGCAACTGTGTTtggtaagaattcattttttGACGGACAATGTTTCTCGGAAAATTAATGATTTGATGTTTAATTATCagaatttattttcaagaaaaatacttttagcaaaagggagaaaatattttcctgatCATTTCTGAGcaaaagtcatttttcttcataattATCTCAACTCTTAACTTAATATCACTGCTCCATTATCATCAATCTTTGCTAATACTCAAAAGATTAGCAAAATACTATCCAATTTGCtataacaataacatacccaatataatttTACAAGTAGAGTCTGGGGAGGGcataggatgtacgcagaccttacccctacctttgtgatGTAGAGACTCCGTTTcagatagaccctcggctcacaAGAATGCATGCGACATATGATTACAAGAGAAATAAGATAGCAAAGAtatcaaatttgttttttttttggtaactaattTTGTTGTATTAATCACCAATTGAAACATTACACAACCATAGCTAAGTGACCACAGCTTGCTATCTAAAACAGTACATACAGGACTGTCAGACTCCTAGAAAACTCCCAACCCACTTAGAATTTGTATGCTAGTATCCTAATCCCTGGTGGGGCTCGAACACATGATACATACGCAGTTTCCTTAGCTATCAGTTGCCAGTGTCTTCTCCTGTCCTCAAAGATCCTTGCATTGCGTTCTATCCATACAGCATGAACCACTTCAGCAAATATCAACCTGAAAATCTTGGCTTGTTGAGACTTCCCTCTCCCAGCATGTACTGCCCAGTGCAGATATCCAGCAGCTAATGCCGATCTGCCCAGCCAGTGCAATACTTTCTTCCACACGTTTCTAGTGTATTCGCATACAACAAATAGGTGCTTCCTGGTTTCATTATGCGATTGACATAGCGAGCAAATAGGATTTACATCCATTCCCCATTGTAGTAGTTTATTAGCAATTCTCATTCGTCCGTGTAAGTGTAGCCACATAGTGAATTTGGCTTTTGGTCTTGCATCATTGTTAAACATTAGGCTTTTCCCTTCTATTCTCATATAGTCACCCAGTAAATGAATGTAGCCTTGTCTGATGAGGCTCTTGCTACTATTTGGGTCTGGTTGGAACTGGGCAGTTAACTCTCTTGCACTCATTATTTTCCGAATCATCCAACAAGCTTGTTTTGGGATTGGGCAGCTTCCAAACTCCTGCCCCTTAATGTAATATGTGTGAATCCATTTAATCCACAATTTATCTTGTTTGTGCTCTAAGTCCCAACATACTTTGGCAACTGCAGCTTTGTTCCATAACTGGAGATTTGTCAAGTTCAATCCCCCGCCTGCAATGGGTAAGCATACTTTGTCCCATGCCACCAATGCTTTTTTTGTAATAGTATTCCCTCCAGACCATACATAGCTTCGACAGAACCCTTCTATGAGCTTCATTACTTTTGTAGGTATGATGAATAGTTGTGCCCAAAGATGCTTGTATGCCAAATAGTACACTCTGAACTAATTGTACCCGCCCAGCATAAGAGAGATTTTTTGCTGTCCAAGCTGTCACTTTGGTTGTAATTCTCTCAATCAAGGGTTGCCATTGCATGGTTGTAAGTTTCTTGGTAGATAACGGGATCCCAAGATATTTGAAAGGTAACTCCCCCTTTGAGAATCCCAACTGGGCAATTATCTGATCCTGTACTCCTTGTTGTACCCCGCCAAAATAGATAGAACTCTTGGACATGTTGGCTTGTAATCCGGAGACCTTTGAGAACTGAGTGAAGCACCTAAATAAAGCATTTATAGAGGCCAGGTCTCCTCTAGCAAACAACAAAAGATTGTCAGCAAAACTAAGATGGGAAATGCCCATTTTAGTACATCTGGGATGAAATTTATAATCTTTCACTGTATGCAGTCCCTTCAGAGCTCTACTGAGGTATTCCATTGCTATT
This window harbors:
- the LOC132053979 gene encoding uncharacterized protein LOC132053979, with the translated sequence MSARELTAQFQPDPNSSKSLIRQGYIHLLGDYMRIEGKSLMFNNDARPKAKFTMWLHLHGRMRIANKLLQWGMDVNPICSLCQSHNETRKHLFVVCEYTRNVWKKVLHWLGRSALAAGYLHWAVHAGRGKSQQAKIFRLIFAEVVHAVWIERNARIFEDRRRHWQLIAKETAYVSCVRAPPGIRILAYKF